A window of Castor canadensis chromosome 10, mCasCan1.hap1v2, whole genome shotgun sequence contains these coding sequences:
- the Tsc22d1 gene encoding TSC22 domain family protein 1 isoform X3, whose translation MHQPPESTTAAAAASAADMSAARKMAHPAMFPRRGSGGGSASALNAAGTGVGSAATSSEDFPPPSLLQPPPPAASSTSGPQPPPPQSLNLLSQAQLQAQPLAPGGTQMKKKSGFQITSVTPAQISASISSNNSIAEDTESYDDLDESHTEDLSSSEILDVSLSRATDLGEPERSSSEETLNNFQEAETPGAVSPNQPHLPQPHLPHLPPQNVVINGNAHPHHLHHHHHVHHGHHLHHGHHHPSHASVAAASIPGGPPSSPVSRKLSTTGSSDGGVPVAPTSAVSSSGSPASVMTNIRAPSTPGGIGINSVSGTNTMSNVSAAALGSFSPNVTSSMLGNANISTSNIPSAASVSVGPGVTSGVNVNILSGMGNGTVSSSTVTNSALNAAAGMTGGLVSSQQQQPTVNTSRFRVVKLDSTSEPFKKGRWTCTEFYEKENAVPATEGVVVNKVVETVKQNPAEVTSERESTSGSSVSSSVSTLSHYTESVGSGEMGAPTVVVQQQQPALQGVALQQMDFSSPGPQSISAVSIPQSISQPQMSQVQLQTQELSYQQKQGLQPIPLQTTINAATGIQPSPVNVVGVTSAVCQQPSISSLAQPQLPYSQTAAPVQTPLPGASPQQLQYGQQQPMVSTQMAPGHGQSVTQNPTSEYAQQQPILQTAMSSGQSSSAGVGTGTAVIAVAQPQGIQLPVQSTAIQAQPAAVSSQSIGQAQTAVSAVSTGSQVVNIGQQANIPTAVQQPSSQVTPSVIQQGAPPSSQVVPPAQTGLLHQGVQTSASGVPQQLVIAPQSTLLTMPPQPQGVEPVAQGVVSQQLPAVSPLPSASSISVSNQVSSAGPSGMPSAPTNLVPPQNIAQPPASQNGNLVQSISQSPLIATNINLPLAQQISLSSTQFSAQSLAQAIGSQIEDARRPAEPSSVGLPQTISGDSGGMSAVSDGSSSSLAASASLFPLKVLPLTTPLVDGEDESASLLPEVQGVILEPQIQPRLRRAFDVRGPLSPLNPWRQNIQLLERVGRIINKFLSTG comes from the coding sequence ATGCACCAGCCGCCCGAGTCCACCACCGCCGCGGCGGCGGCCTCCGCTGCAGACATGAGTGCTGCTAGGAAGATGGCGCACCCGGCAATGTTCCCTCGAAGGGGCAGCGGTGGTGGCAGCGCCTCTGCTCTCAATGCAGCAGGTACCGGCGTCGGCAGCGCTGCCACATCGTCGGAGGACTTTCCGCCTCCGTCGCTGCTCCAGCCGCCGCCTCCTGCAGCATCTTCCACGTCGGGACCACAGCCTCCGCCTCCACAAAGCCTGAACCTCCTCTCGCAGGCTCAGCTGCAGGCGCAGCCTCTTGCGCCAGGCGGAActcaaatgaagaagaaaagtggCTTCCAGATAACTAGCGTGACTCCAGCTCAGATCTCTGCCAGCATCAGCTCCAACAACAGCATAGCAGAGGACACCGAGAGCTACGACGATCTGGATGAATCTCACACGGAAGATCTCTCTTCTTCCGAGATCCTGGATGTGTCACTTTCCAGGGCTACCGACTTAGGGGAGCCGGAACGCAGCTCCTCTGAAGAGACTCTGAATAACTTCCAGGAAGCTGAGACACCTGGGGCAGTCTCGCCCAACCAGCCCCACCTTCCTCAGCCTCATCTGCCTCACCTTCCACCACAGAACGTTGTGATCAACGGGAATGCTCATCcacaccacctccaccaccaccatcacgtTCACCACGGCCACCACCTTCACCATGGGCATCACCATCCTTCCCATGCTTCTGTGGCCGCCGCATCCATCCCCGGAGGGCCGCCTTCAAGCCCAGTGTCCAGAAAACTCTCTACAACTGGAAGCTCGGACGGTGGTGTGCCAGTTGCTCCAACTTCTGCTGTATCATCGAGTGGTTCACCTGCGTCTGTAATGACTAACATCCGTGCTCCAAGTACTCCAGGTGGTATAGGTATAAATTCTGTTAGTGGCACTAATACAATGAGTAATGTGAGCGCTGCTGCTCTGGGTAGTTTCAGTCCTAATGTGACAAGCAGCATGCTTGGTAATGCTAATATAAGTACAAGCAATATTCCTAGTGCTGCTAGTGTAAGTGTTGGGCCTGGAGTTACCAGTGGTGTTAATGTGAATATCTTGAGTGGCATGGGCAATGGTACTGTTTCTTCCTCTACTGTTACTAACAGTGCTCTTAATGCTGCTGCAGGGATGACTGGGGGATTGGTTTCAAGTCAGCAGCAGCAACCAACAGTTAACACATCAAGGTTCAGAGTTGTGAAGTTAGATTCTACTTCTGAACCCTTTAAAAAAGGTAGATGGACTTGCACTGAgttctatgaaaaagaaaatgctgtacCTGCTACCGAAGGTGTGGtggtaaacaaagtggtagagactgtaaaacaaaacccagcagaagTGACTTCGGAGAGGGAGAGCACTAGTGGGAGTTCAGTGAGCAGTAGTGTCAGCACACTGAGTCACTACACAGAGAGTGTGGGAAGTGGAGAGATGGGAGCCCCTACTGTGGTGGTGCAGCAGCAGCAACCAGCTCTTCAAGGTGTGGCCCTCCAACAGATGGATTTCAGTAGCCCCGGTCCACAGAGTATTTCAGCAGTTAGTATACCACAGAGTATTTCTCAGCCACAGATGTCACAAGTACAATTACAGACTCAAGAACTGAGCTATCAGCAAAAGCAGGGTCTTCAACCAATACCTCTGCAAACCACTATCAATGCTGCAACTGGTATCCAGCCATCACCTGTAAATGTGGTTGGTGTCACTTCAGCTGTATGTCAGCAGCCTTCCATTTCCAGTTTGGCTCAACCCCAGCTGCCATATTCTCAGACGGCTGCTCCAGTGCAAACTCCTCTTCCAGGGGCATCACCCCAACAGTTACAGTATGGACAACAGCAACCTATGGTTTCTACACAAATGGCCCCAGGCCATGGTCAATCAGTGACTCAAAATCCTACTTCAGAATATGCACAACAGCAGCCAATTCTTCAGACAGCAATGTCCTCTGGACAGTCCAGTTCTGCAGGAGTGGGAACAGGAACAGCAGTGATTGCTGTGGCTCAGCCACAGGGGATCCAGCTGCCAGTTCAGTCCACAGCAATCCAAGCACAACCTGCAGCAGTCTCTAGCCAGTCCATTGGCCAGGCTCAAACAGCAGTATCTGCTGTATCTACTGGCAGTCAAGTTGTAAATATTGGTCAACAAGCAAACATACCTACTGCAGTGCAGCAGCCCTCTTCCCAAGTTACACCTTCAGTTATTCAGCAAGGTGCTCCTCCATCTTCACAAGTAGTTCCACCTGCTCAAACTGGGCTTCTTCATCAGGGAGTTCAAACTAGTGCTTCAGGCGTTCCTCAACAGTTGGTTATTGCACCCCAGAGTACCTTGTTAACCATGCCTCCTCAGCCACAGGGAGTAGAGCCAGTAGCTCAAGGAGTTGTTTCGCAGCAGCTGCCCGCAGTTAGTCCTTTGCCCTCTGCTAGTAGTATTTCTGTTTCAAATCAGGTTAGTTCAGCTGGTCCTTCTGGAATGCCTTCTGCCCCAACAAACTTGGTTCCACCACAGAATATAGCACAACCCCCTGCCAGTCAAAATGGTAATTTGGTTCAAAGTATTAGTCAATCTCCCTTGATAGCAACTAACATAAATTTGCCTTTGGCACAGCAGATATCCCTAAGTTCTACTCAGTTCTCTGCACAATCATTAGCTCAGGCAATTGGAAGCCAAATCGAAGATGCCAGGCGCCCAGCGGAGCCCTCCTCAGTTGGCTTACCTCAGACCATCAGTGGTGACAGTGGGGGAATGTCAGCAGTTTCAGATGGGAGTAGCAGCAGCCTAGCAGcctctgcttctcttttcccgTTGAAGGTGCTACCGCTGACGACACCCCTGGTGGATGGCGAGGATGAGAG
- the Tsc22d1 gene encoding TSC22 domain family protein 1 isoform X2: protein MHQPPESTTAAAAASAADMSAARKMAHPAMFPRRGSGGGSASALNAAGTGVGSAATSSEDFPPPSLLQPPPPAASSTSGPQPPPPQSLNLLSQAQLQAQPLAPGGTQMKKKSGFQITSVTPAQISASISSNNSIAEDTESYDDLDESHTEDLSSSEILDVSLSRATDLGEPERSSSEETLNNFQEAETPGAVSPNQPHLPQPHLPHLPPQNVVINGNAHPHHLHHHHHVHHGHHLHHGHHHPSHASVAAASIPGGPPSSPVSRKLSTTGSSDGGVPVAPTSAVSSSGSPASVMTNIRAPSTPGGIGINSVSGTNTMSNVSAAALGSFSPNVTSSMLGNANISTSNIPSAASVSVGPGVTSGVNVNILSGMGNGTVSSSTVTNSALNAAAGMTGGLVSSQQQQPTVNTSRFRVVKLDSTSEPFKKGRWTCTEFYEKENAVPATEGVVVNKVVETVKQNPAEVTSERESTSGSSVSSSVSTLSHYTESVGSGEMGAPTVVVQQQQPALQGVALQQMDFSSPGPQSISAVSIPQSISQPQMSQVQLQTQELSYQQKQGLQPIPLQTTINAATGIQPSPVNVVGVTSAVCQQPSISSLAQPQLPYSQTAAPVQTPLPGASPQQLQYGQQQPMVSTQMAPGHGQSVTQNPTSEYAQQQPILQTAMSSGQSSSAGVGTGTAVIAVAQPQGIQLPVQSTAIQAQPAAVSSQSIGQAQTAVSAVSTGSQVVNIGQQANIPTAVQQPSSQVTPSVIQQGAPPSSQVVPPAQTGLLHQGVQTSASGVPQQLVIAPQSTLLTMPPQPQGVEPVAQGVVSQQLPAVSPLPSASSISVSNQVSSAGPSGMPSAPTNLVPPQNIAQPPASQNGNLVQSISQSPLIATNINLPLAQQISLSSTQFSAQSLAQAIGSQIEDARRPAEPSSVGLPQTISGDSGGMSAVSDGSSSSLAASASLFPLKVLPLTTPLVDGEDESSSGASVVAIDNKIEQAMDLVKSHLMYAVREEVEVLKEQIKELIEKNSQLEQENNLLKTLASPEQLAQFQAQLQTGSPPATTQPQGTTQPPAQPASQGSGPTA, encoded by the coding sequence ATGCACCAGCCGCCCGAGTCCACCACCGCCGCGGCGGCGGCCTCCGCTGCAGACATGAGTGCTGCTAGGAAGATGGCGCACCCGGCAATGTTCCCTCGAAGGGGCAGCGGTGGTGGCAGCGCCTCTGCTCTCAATGCAGCAGGTACCGGCGTCGGCAGCGCTGCCACATCGTCGGAGGACTTTCCGCCTCCGTCGCTGCTCCAGCCGCCGCCTCCTGCAGCATCTTCCACGTCGGGACCACAGCCTCCGCCTCCACAAAGCCTGAACCTCCTCTCGCAGGCTCAGCTGCAGGCGCAGCCTCTTGCGCCAGGCGGAActcaaatgaagaagaaaagtggCTTCCAGATAACTAGCGTGACTCCAGCTCAGATCTCTGCCAGCATCAGCTCCAACAACAGCATAGCAGAGGACACCGAGAGCTACGACGATCTGGATGAATCTCACACGGAAGATCTCTCTTCTTCCGAGATCCTGGATGTGTCACTTTCCAGGGCTACCGACTTAGGGGAGCCGGAACGCAGCTCCTCTGAAGAGACTCTGAATAACTTCCAGGAAGCTGAGACACCTGGGGCAGTCTCGCCCAACCAGCCCCACCTTCCTCAGCCTCATCTGCCTCACCTTCCACCACAGAACGTTGTGATCAACGGGAATGCTCATCcacaccacctccaccaccaccatcacgtTCACCACGGCCACCACCTTCACCATGGGCATCACCATCCTTCCCATGCTTCTGTGGCCGCCGCATCCATCCCCGGAGGGCCGCCTTCAAGCCCAGTGTCCAGAAAACTCTCTACAACTGGAAGCTCGGACGGTGGTGTGCCAGTTGCTCCAACTTCTGCTGTATCATCGAGTGGTTCACCTGCGTCTGTAATGACTAACATCCGTGCTCCAAGTACTCCAGGTGGTATAGGTATAAATTCTGTTAGTGGCACTAATACAATGAGTAATGTGAGCGCTGCTGCTCTGGGTAGTTTCAGTCCTAATGTGACAAGCAGCATGCTTGGTAATGCTAATATAAGTACAAGCAATATTCCTAGTGCTGCTAGTGTAAGTGTTGGGCCTGGAGTTACCAGTGGTGTTAATGTGAATATCTTGAGTGGCATGGGCAATGGTACTGTTTCTTCCTCTACTGTTACTAACAGTGCTCTTAATGCTGCTGCAGGGATGACTGGGGGATTGGTTTCAAGTCAGCAGCAGCAACCAACAGTTAACACATCAAGGTTCAGAGTTGTGAAGTTAGATTCTACTTCTGAACCCTTTAAAAAAGGTAGATGGACTTGCACTGAgttctatgaaaaagaaaatgctgtacCTGCTACCGAAGGTGTGGtggtaaacaaagtggtagagactgtaaaacaaaacccagcagaagTGACTTCGGAGAGGGAGAGCACTAGTGGGAGTTCAGTGAGCAGTAGTGTCAGCACACTGAGTCACTACACAGAGAGTGTGGGAAGTGGAGAGATGGGAGCCCCTACTGTGGTGGTGCAGCAGCAGCAACCAGCTCTTCAAGGTGTGGCCCTCCAACAGATGGATTTCAGTAGCCCCGGTCCACAGAGTATTTCAGCAGTTAGTATACCACAGAGTATTTCTCAGCCACAGATGTCACAAGTACAATTACAGACTCAAGAACTGAGCTATCAGCAAAAGCAGGGTCTTCAACCAATACCTCTGCAAACCACTATCAATGCTGCAACTGGTATCCAGCCATCACCTGTAAATGTGGTTGGTGTCACTTCAGCTGTATGTCAGCAGCCTTCCATTTCCAGTTTGGCTCAACCCCAGCTGCCATATTCTCAGACGGCTGCTCCAGTGCAAACTCCTCTTCCAGGGGCATCACCCCAACAGTTACAGTATGGACAACAGCAACCTATGGTTTCTACACAAATGGCCCCAGGCCATGGTCAATCAGTGACTCAAAATCCTACTTCAGAATATGCACAACAGCAGCCAATTCTTCAGACAGCAATGTCCTCTGGACAGTCCAGTTCTGCAGGAGTGGGAACAGGAACAGCAGTGATTGCTGTGGCTCAGCCACAGGGGATCCAGCTGCCAGTTCAGTCCACAGCAATCCAAGCACAACCTGCAGCAGTCTCTAGCCAGTCCATTGGCCAGGCTCAAACAGCAGTATCTGCTGTATCTACTGGCAGTCAAGTTGTAAATATTGGTCAACAAGCAAACATACCTACTGCAGTGCAGCAGCCCTCTTCCCAAGTTACACCTTCAGTTATTCAGCAAGGTGCTCCTCCATCTTCACAAGTAGTTCCACCTGCTCAAACTGGGCTTCTTCATCAGGGAGTTCAAACTAGTGCTTCAGGCGTTCCTCAACAGTTGGTTATTGCACCCCAGAGTACCTTGTTAACCATGCCTCCTCAGCCACAGGGAGTAGAGCCAGTAGCTCAAGGAGTTGTTTCGCAGCAGCTGCCCGCAGTTAGTCCTTTGCCCTCTGCTAGTAGTATTTCTGTTTCAAATCAGGTTAGTTCAGCTGGTCCTTCTGGAATGCCTTCTGCCCCAACAAACTTGGTTCCACCACAGAATATAGCACAACCCCCTGCCAGTCAAAATGGTAATTTGGTTCAAAGTATTAGTCAATCTCCCTTGATAGCAACTAACATAAATTTGCCTTTGGCACAGCAGATATCCCTAAGTTCTACTCAGTTCTCTGCACAATCATTAGCTCAGGCAATTGGAAGCCAAATCGAAGATGCCAGGCGCCCAGCGGAGCCCTCCTCAGTTGGCTTACCTCAGACCATCAGTGGTGACAGTGGGGGAATGTCAGCAGTTTCAGATGGGAGTAGCAGCAGCCTAGCAGcctctgcttctcttttcccgTTGAAGGTGCTACCGCTGACGACACCCCTGGTGGATGGCGAGGATGAGAG